The following proteins come from a genomic window of Sorex araneus isolate mSorAra2 chromosome 1, mSorAra2.pri, whole genome shotgun sequence:
- the DEFB134 gene encoding beta-defensin 134 encodes MLTGKNFLKKAIAELKVILILFLRMFLYVPPLAGISHPVLSELHKSCGKGGAGTCRLECYKSEMLVDLCQFRLECCVTGNPEALYEPLRKD; translated from the exons ATGTTAACtggcaaaaactttttaaaaaaagccattGCAGAACTCAAagttattcttattttgttcctaAGGATGTTTTTATAC GTCCCTCCTCTTGCAGGCATAAGCCATCCGGTCCTGTCGGAGTTGCACAAATCCTGCGGCAAGGGCGGCGCCGGCACCTGTAGACTGGAGTGCTACAAGAGCGAGATGCTCGTGGACCTCTGCCAGTTCCGGCTCGAATGCTGCGTCACCGGCAACCCGGAGGCCCTGTATGAGCCCCTCCGCAAAGACTGA